Proteins encoded in a region of the Rhodococcus sp. SBT000017 genome:
- a CDS encoding GGDEF domain-containing protein, with amino-acid sequence MMPNAASSVMDGRRRVLPSLLAVLMVLYLVAVFASRFDTNGAGAVGEMWASAVAAIGLLALAPRRPNPVRQGIAIACAAAAPALTMVFHEYVEGQVWALIPAMFLALYLRATYRVVLARVLCIALAALSTTALLLSPAPVPILWAILYVVCILGAAEMFGALGADLIAGALRDPLTATWNRAGFTYAAANLADGAARRWENIAVIVFDVDHFKAVNDRLGHAAGDRVLTDVAERLTNKAPAGSVVARLGGDEFAVLVTGHDAGQVDALAQELIEGHRVGVTYGTALGDPNVDVLDSLLPLADADMYRRKALRRSG; translated from the coding sequence ATGATGCCGAATGCTGCCTCGTCGGTGATGGACGGACGTCGCCGAGTTCTCCCGTCCCTGCTCGCCGTGCTCATGGTGCTGTATCTCGTGGCAGTCTTCGCATCGAGGTTCGATACCAACGGGGCCGGTGCAGTCGGCGAGATGTGGGCCTCGGCAGTGGCTGCGATCGGATTGCTGGCGCTGGCACCTCGGCGGCCCAACCCCGTGCGGCAGGGAATCGCCATCGCCTGTGCAGCGGCGGCACCGGCCCTGACCATGGTCTTCCACGAGTACGTCGAAGGCCAGGTGTGGGCGCTGATACCGGCGATGTTCCTCGCGCTCTATCTGCGGGCGACCTACCGCGTGGTACTGGCTCGGGTGCTGTGCATCGCGCTCGCCGCGCTCTCGACCACAGCGCTGCTGCTCTCTCCGGCCCCGGTGCCGATTCTGTGGGCAATCCTCTACGTGGTGTGCATCCTCGGAGCTGCCGAGATGTTCGGTGCCCTCGGTGCCGACCTCATCGCCGGCGCTCTGCGAGACCCGCTGACGGCCACGTGGAACCGCGCAGGATTCACCTACGCGGCGGCGAACCTCGCTGACGGTGCCGCCCGCCGATGGGAGAACATCGCCGTCATCGTGTTCGACGTGGACCATTTCAAAGCAGTCAACGACAGGCTGGGTCACGCCGCCGGCGACCGCGTACTCACCGACGTGGCCGAGCGACTGACGAACAAGGCCCCCGCCGGAAGTGTGGTCGCCAGACTCGGCGGCGACGAATTCGCCGTCCTCGTCACCGGACACGACGCAGGGCAGGTCGACGCTCTGGCCCAGGAACTGATCGAGGGACACCGGGTGGGCGTCACCTACGGAACGGCACTCGGTGATCCGAACGTCGACGTCCTCGATTCCTTGCTGCCCCTCGCCGACGCCGACATGTATCGACGAAAGGCGCTGCGCCGCAGTGGTTGA
- the istB gene encoding IS21-like element helper ATPase IstB, translated as MTTTRTPATTEPVGTDLVRLLKALKLGALTDTLPERAALARQHKLSHIGFLEVLLSDEVNRRDSRSATLRSTKAGLDPAMAFEDWNTHDDLRYDRTLLGDLTSLRFLDAHQSAIILGPVGVGKTHLATALGHMAIRRRHSVLFARSDKLFTRLRAARLDNTVDAEIRRLTAIEVLIIDDFALRPLDATETSDFYELIVERHRKKTTIVTSNREPAEWLTMTADTLLAQSAIDRLTSTAHTLVIEGPSYRQRTRPGTVDATTDNEHPQ; from the coding sequence ATGACCACCACTCGCACCCCAGCCACCACCGAACCGGTCGGCACAGACCTCGTCCGACTGCTCAAGGCCCTCAAACTCGGCGCGCTCACCGACACGCTCCCCGAACGAGCAGCCCTGGCTCGGCAACACAAACTCAGCCACATCGGGTTCCTCGAAGTACTCCTCTCCGACGAAGTCAACCGCCGCGACTCCCGTTCGGCGACATTGCGATCGACCAAAGCAGGACTGGATCCGGCGATGGCGTTCGAGGACTGGAACACCCACGACGATCTCCGATACGACCGGACCCTGCTCGGAGATCTGACCTCACTACGCTTCCTCGATGCTCACCAGTCCGCGATCATCCTCGGACCCGTCGGAGTCGGCAAGACGCATCTGGCAACAGCATTGGGACACATGGCCATCCGCCGTCGACACAGTGTCCTGTTCGCACGATCGGACAAACTGTTCACCCGACTCCGAGCGGCCCGACTCGACAACACCGTCGACGCCGAAATCCGGCGACTGACCGCCATCGAAGTCCTGATCATCGACGACTTCGCGCTGCGCCCACTCGATGCCACCGAAACCAGCGACTTCTACGAACTCATCGTCGAACGCCACCGCAAGAAGACCACCATCGTCACCTCCAACCGGGAGCCGGCGGAGTGGCTGACCATGACCGCCGACACCCTCCTCGCTCAATCCGCCATCGACCGACTGACCTCCACCGCGCACACCCTCGTCATCGAAGGACCGTCCTACCGCCAACGCACCCGACCCGGAACAGTTGACGCCACCACCGACAACGAGCATCCTCAATAA
- a CDS encoding MFS transporter, producing MLLDIPAFRRLFTAQVVALLGTGLLTVALGLLAYDIAGSAAGAVLGTALAIKMIAYVFVAPIVSSLTSTLPRRLVLVTADVVRALTALALPFVDQVWQVYVLIFVLQAASATFTPTFQAVIPSVVPDAQQYTRALTLSRLAYDLESLLSPLIAAALLTVIGFHTLFVGTALGFVVSAVLVVNTALPRHVATKIQRPTTGIARFVRNPELQGLLALNTVVAAATALVVVNSVVYVRDLFGGSNSQLAIALGFYGAGSMVAALFIPRAVRSISDHTLMLTGAAVAVTGTAAATLVATLHGGSAAWVALATTWAVLGVGTSMINTPSARILRRESDESTRTSIFTAQFSLSHAAFLLTYPIAGWVGAQFGLFAAAMVLTGLATLAALSAARLWSRSRMSVVASA from the coding sequence ATGCTGCTCGACATTCCCGCGTTTCGACGCCTCTTCACCGCGCAGGTCGTCGCGTTGCTGGGCACCGGACTGTTGACGGTGGCGCTGGGGCTGCTCGCCTACGACATCGCAGGCAGTGCCGCCGGCGCAGTGCTCGGCACCGCCCTCGCGATCAAGATGATCGCGTATGTGTTTGTCGCTCCGATTGTTTCGTCACTGACCAGCACGCTGCCGCGCCGGCTGGTACTCGTCACCGCCGACGTCGTCAGGGCGCTCACCGCGCTGGCATTGCCGTTCGTCGATCAGGTGTGGCAGGTCTACGTGCTGATCTTCGTTCTGCAGGCGGCGTCGGCCACCTTCACTCCCACCTTCCAGGCCGTCATTCCGTCCGTGGTGCCCGACGCGCAGCAGTACACCCGCGCGTTGACGCTCTCGCGACTCGCCTACGACCTCGAATCACTGCTCAGCCCACTGATCGCCGCTGCATTGTTGACGGTCATCGGATTCCACACGCTGTTCGTCGGCACAGCTCTGGGGTTCGTCGTCTCCGCGGTATTGGTGGTCAACACCGCACTACCGAGACACGTCGCAACCAAGATCCAAAGACCGACAACAGGCATCGCGAGGTTCGTCAGAAATCCCGAACTGCAGGGACTGCTCGCGTTGAACACGGTGGTCGCGGCAGCGACAGCTCTCGTGGTGGTCAACTCCGTGGTCTACGTCCGCGATCTGTTCGGAGGATCGAACAGCCAGTTGGCCATCGCTCTGGGCTTCTACGGTGCCGGTTCGATGGTGGCAGCACTGTTCATCCCGCGAGCCGTCAGATCCATCAGCGATCACACCCTCATGCTCACCGGGGCCGCGGTAGCCGTGACAGGCACGGCCGCAGCAACATTGGTGGCAACACTGCACGGTGGGTCGGCCGCCTGGGTTGCGCTGGCCACGACGTGGGCGGTGCTGGGCGTCGGGACGTCGATGATCAATACGCCGTCGGCGAGGATTCTGCGTCGTGAATCCGACGAGAGCACCCGAACGTCCATCTTCACGGCGCAGTTCTCACTGTCGCACGCGGCGTTTCTGCTCACCTATCCGATTGCGGGATGGGTCGGGGCCCAGTTCGGACTGTTCGCCGCGGCGATGGTGCTCACGGGCTTGGCTACACTTGCGGCACTGTCCGCAGCACGCCTGTGGAGTCGCTCCCGAATGTCGGTGGTCGCCTCCGCGTAG
- a CDS encoding metalloregulator ArsR/SmtB family transcription factor, whose amino-acid sequence MPPKKEPRISLDHAVEPDSARLATASDTFRMLSDPTRLHILWLLDRGPADVSALTTATGTSRTAVSQHLAKLRFTGLVETRRDGRNVIYRLADGHLARLVREGLNFADHKVTGEPPHE is encoded by the coding sequence ATGCCACCGAAGAAGGAACCGCGCATCAGTCTCGACCATGCCGTCGAACCGGACTCCGCGCGCCTGGCCACGGCCAGCGACACCTTTCGGATGCTCTCCGACCCCACCCGACTGCACATCCTCTGGCTACTCGACCGAGGCCCCGCGGACGTCAGCGCACTGACCACAGCCACCGGAACCTCCCGCACCGCCGTCAGTCAGCATCTGGCCAAGCTCCGGTTCACCGGACTTGTCGAGACCCGACGCGACGGTCGCAACGTCATCTACCGCCTGGCCGACGGTCACCTCGCCCGTCTCGTTCGTGAGGGCCTCAACTTCGCCGACCACAAGGTCACCGGCGAGCCCCCGCACGAATAA
- a CDS encoding copper resistance CopC family protein, with protein sequence MKRLAVIAAAILTATALSIAPAAAHATLQSSNPAENSVLDAAPDEVTLTFNQSVSQNFATVTVVGSDGMNWAASDPVVDGSTVTVDLDGLGAGGEYTIGYRVVSADGHPITGSIPFQVTSSSPTSAAPAAPATTETTSTAMEETDSGFPLWPIGAAVAVVAAAGVLFALRNRSN encoded by the coding sequence ATGAAACGCCTCGCCGTGATCGCAGCCGCCATTCTCACCGCGACGGCACTGTCGATCGCCCCAGCAGCTGCGCATGCAACTCTGCAGTCCAGCAACCCTGCCGAGAACTCCGTGCTCGACGCCGCGCCGGACGAGGTGACCCTGACGTTCAACCAGTCCGTCTCACAGAACTTCGCCACCGTCACCGTCGTCGGATCCGACGGAATGAATTGGGCCGCATCGGATCCCGTCGTCGACGGCAGCACGGTGACCGTCGATCTGGACGGGCTCGGTGCCGGCGGCGAGTACACCATCGGCTACCGAGTGGTCTCCGCCGACGGGCATCCGATCACCGGCAGCATTCCGTTCCAAGTCACCTCATCGTCCCCGACGTCGGCAGCACCCGCAGCGCCGGCCACAACCGAAACAACCTCAACCGCCATGGAAGAGACCGACAGTGGATTCCCTCTCTGGCCCATCGGGGCAGCGGTGGCCGTGGTCGCCGCAGCGGGGGTTCTGTTCGCGCTTCGTAATCGCAGCAACTGA
- a CDS encoding bifunctional 2-polyprenyl-6-hydroxyphenol methylase/3-demethylubiquinol 3-O-methyltransferase UbiG: protein MTHTFDKDYWQHHWDDRTSHTVAANPYLVEETAGSTPGSVLDAGCGTGAEAIWLAERGWQVTGADISATALDAAAKQAESARVDATWIEADLTTWNPTERWDLVMTHYAHPSIPQLDFYRHIAQWVAPGGSLLIVGHLHHGAQHHSHDGEPPHEATVTVKDITALFDASSWRIDTALERSRTVGGIGVHSKTLRDAVVRATRLI, encoded by the coding sequence ATGACGCACACCTTCGACAAGGACTACTGGCAGCACCATTGGGATGACAGAACATCCCATACCGTCGCCGCGAATCCGTATCTCGTGGAGGAAACAGCCGGATCGACGCCCGGCTCCGTATTGGACGCAGGATGCGGCACCGGAGCAGAAGCGATCTGGCTCGCCGAGCGGGGCTGGCAAGTCACCGGTGCCGACATCTCCGCCACTGCCCTCGACGCCGCCGCGAAGCAGGCCGAGTCGGCACGTGTCGACGCCACCTGGATCGAAGCCGACCTGACGACCTGGAACCCCACCGAGCGATGGGATCTGGTGATGACCCACTACGCGCATCCGTCTATTCCGCAGTTGGACTTCTATCGACACATCGCGCAGTGGGTTGCGCCGGGCGGTTCGCTGCTCATCGTCGGGCATCTGCACCATGGCGCACAACATCATTCACACGATGGCGAGCCGCCGCACGAGGCCACCGTCACCGTAAAAGACATCACCGCCCTGTTCGACGCCTCCTCGTGGCGCATCGACACCGCACTCGAGCGTTCCAGGACCGTCGGCGGTATCGGTGTGCACTCGAAAACGTTGCGCGATGCGGTGGTTCGCGCTACCCGTCTGATCTGA
- a CDS encoding type II toxin-antitoxin system VapC family toxin, translated as MTSFLLDTNALLWLVTDSSRMSDDARSTLADQSNELVVSAASAWEIAIKTRIGRFDGKILLSTWAERLTGMNATELAIDSADASAAGQLDWAHNDPFDRMIVAQALRRNLTIATSDRVVLDGALTSTLDTRA; from the coding sequence GTGACATCGTTCCTTCTCGATACCAACGCACTGCTGTGGCTCGTCACCGATTCCAGCAGGATGTCCGACGACGCGCGGAGCACACTCGCCGATCAGAGCAACGAACTGGTGGTCTCGGCGGCCTCGGCATGGGAGATCGCGATCAAGACTCGAATCGGGCGCTTCGACGGCAAGATTCTGTTGTCGACGTGGGCCGAAAGGTTGACCGGGATGAACGCGACCGAACTCGCCATCGACTCCGCAGACGCGTCGGCGGCCGGCCAACTCGACTGGGCTCACAACGATCCGTTCGACCGGATGATCGTGGCCCAGGCACTACGTCGAAACCTCACTATCGCTACCAGCGACCGAGTCGTCCTCGACGGGGCACTGACGTCGACACTCGATACGCGCGCTTGA
- a CDS encoding TetR/AcrR family transcriptional regulator yields the protein MSDGGPRPTSDGRKRRWEQHNTDRRRHIIDAAMTVLARDIAPGERLTTAQISAEAGVHRTGLYRHFRDRTDLDTAIQRAICSELTATLVTSFALTGTPRDVVHRVVSTYVRWVAEHPAWTRFVEQDVSAESPTPLEETNALLAEQLEVSVAAFLSLVHADLTTDDWSLVRPWVAGLVSGCMGAVRSWSGQTESRTGLDHFATFLADTIWLQVKGLGASRGIAIPQVPLESVVEETQPNDGLLR from the coding sequence ATGAGTGACGGTGGCCCCCGCCCGACGTCCGATGGCCGCAAGCGGCGTTGGGAACAGCACAACACCGATCGTCGACGCCATATCATCGACGCGGCCATGACGGTTCTGGCGCGCGATATCGCTCCTGGTGAGCGGCTCACCACCGCTCAGATTTCCGCCGAGGCCGGGGTGCATCGCACCGGGCTGTACCGGCATTTTCGTGATCGCACCGACTTGGACACGGCCATTCAGCGGGCCATCTGCTCGGAGTTGACGGCCACGTTGGTCACGTCGTTCGCGTTGACCGGAACGCCTCGCGACGTGGTGCATCGAGTGGTGAGCACGTACGTGCGCTGGGTGGCCGAGCATCCCGCGTGGACGCGTTTCGTCGAGCAGGATGTCAGTGCCGAGTCGCCCACGCCGCTCGAGGAGACCAACGCTCTGCTGGCCGAGCAGTTGGAAGTGAGCGTCGCCGCGTTCCTGTCACTGGTGCACGCAGACCTGACCACCGACGACTGGTCGCTGGTGCGGCCGTGGGTGGCGGGCCTTGTCTCCGGTTGCATGGGTGCGGTGCGCAGTTGGAGCGGGCAGACCGAATCACGTACCGGGCTCGATCATTTTGCGACGTTCCTGGCCGACACCATCTGGCTGCAGGTCAAGGGCCTCGGGGCATCCCGCGGGATCGCGATCCCGCAGGTGCCCCTCGAAAGCGTCGTCGAGGAGACTCAGCCGAACGACGGCTTACTGCGGTAG
- a CDS encoding Fic family protein, with protein sequence MIWSPHRVESRAWKPSRRQGSRADRTLQHVEVSIPPMIGEAHCDLSGSVARANEEAIIAVARLEAGFGEHLAPLSDFLLRSESVASSKIEHIDAGWRAFGKAFAGGKSNAEAKSQLAAVHALAAMVDAAGKGPITGDNLTTAHRLLMAPDFYTARDSGIVRDVQNWIGGSDYTPIDALYVPPPPELVHELMTDLLAFANRTDLPILAQAAIAHAQFESIHPFTDGNGRIGRALISAILRRRGLTGRVTVPLASVMLADTGRYFDRLTDYRAGDADGFVEYVAHAATVSSYAAQDSAQALAELPEHWRATARPRANSADAKIIVALLDTPILNADTAGQITGTTDASTYRALARLTEAGVLEVLTASKRNQIWAATAVLAELDALSLTIGKRSIPPQSAQPNDGSLR encoded by the coding sequence ATGATCTGGTCGCCACACCGCGTCGAGTCGCGGGCCTGGAAGCCGAGTCGGCGTCAAGGTTCGCGGGCCGATCGCACGCTGCAACACGTCGAAGTGTCCATTCCACCCATGATCGGCGAAGCGCACTGCGATCTGTCCGGCTCGGTTGCTCGGGCCAACGAAGAGGCGATCATTGCAGTTGCACGACTGGAGGCGGGTTTCGGCGAGCACCTGGCTCCTCTGTCCGATTTTTTGCTCCGAAGCGAGTCGGTGGCATCGTCGAAGATCGAGCACATCGACGCCGGCTGGCGAGCGTTCGGCAAGGCGTTCGCAGGAGGTAAATCCAACGCCGAGGCGAAATCTCAACTTGCGGCCGTGCATGCATTGGCGGCGATGGTCGACGCCGCAGGCAAAGGTCCGATCACCGGTGACAATCTCACGACCGCGCACAGATTATTGATGGCACCGGATTTCTACACCGCGCGCGATTCGGGCATCGTTCGCGACGTGCAGAACTGGATCGGGGGCAGCGATTACACCCCGATCGACGCCCTGTACGTGCCACCTCCGCCTGAACTCGTCCACGAATTGATGACCGATCTGCTCGCCTTTGCCAATCGAACAGATCTGCCCATACTCGCTCAGGCCGCGATCGCGCACGCCCAGTTCGAGTCCATCCACCCGTTCACCGACGGCAACGGCCGCATCGGCCGCGCTCTGATCAGCGCGATCCTGCGTCGACGCGGGTTGACCGGACGAGTGACCGTCCCTCTGGCATCGGTGATGCTTGCGGACACAGGCCGCTACTTCGACAGACTGACCGACTACCGCGCCGGTGACGCAGATGGATTCGTGGAGTACGTCGCGCACGCGGCAACCGTGTCCAGTTACGCCGCCCAGGACTCGGCCCAGGCCTTGGCCGAACTTCCCGAACACTGGCGCGCCACCGCGCGACCCCGCGCCAATTCGGCGGACGCGAAGATCATCGTCGCCCTGCTCGACACCCCGATCTTGAACGCGGACACGGCCGGCCAGATCACCGGCACTACCGATGCGAGTACCTATCGCGCCCTCGCTCGGCTGACCGAGGCAGGAGTGCTCGAGGTACTGACAGCCAGCAAGCGCAACCAGATCTGGGCTGCCACGGCTGTGCTGGCCGAACTCGATGCGCTCAGCCTCACCATCGGGAAACGCTCGATCCCCCCACAATCAGCTCAGCCGAACGACGGCTCACTGCGGTAG
- a CDS encoding diiron oxygenase, which produces MTAVDDARTLYRDRLHALSTASVHQHFDAFLDIPWDEPEYAIVPNDPRWVLSDADPLGHTDWYKSLPLDRQIHIGMYRQASMVKVGLQFEQILISGLMQYALTLPNDSPEFRYSTHEATEECHHTQMFQELVNRIGIDVPGGPAWFRKVVPMLTVFAARSAPFGFFVGVLAGEEPIDHMQKGVLRAGSVGHPLVQRVMQIHIAEEARHIGFAHQYLEHKAPRLGRFEKASISILMPVIMRLLCDVIMKPSKQMRRDLDIPDEVVDAVWWDSDSSRKALRDTFGDVRMLAGELGLMNRVSRRVWRALGIDGRPSRYRSEPSFG; this is translated from the coding sequence ATGACTGCAGTCGACGACGCACGGACGCTCTACCGAGACAGGCTGCACGCTCTGTCGACGGCATCTGTGCATCAGCACTTCGACGCCTTCCTCGACATCCCCTGGGACGAGCCCGAATACGCGATCGTTCCGAACGATCCACGCTGGGTGCTCTCGGACGCGGACCCGCTCGGCCACACCGACTGGTACAAGTCGCTTCCCCTGGACCGACAGATTCACATCGGGATGTACCGCCAGGCCAGCATGGTCAAGGTCGGCCTGCAGTTCGAGCAGATCCTCATCAGCGGACTCATGCAATACGCCCTCACACTGCCCAACGATTCACCCGAATTCCGGTACTCGACGCACGAGGCAACCGAAGAGTGCCACCACACCCAGATGTTCCAGGAACTGGTGAACCGCATCGGCATCGACGTGCCGGGTGGGCCCGCGTGGTTCCGCAAGGTCGTGCCGATGCTCACGGTGTTCGCCGCTCGATCGGCACCGTTCGGATTCTTCGTCGGCGTCCTCGCAGGAGAAGAGCCGATCGACCACATGCAGAAGGGCGTCCTGCGCGCCGGTAGCGTCGGACACCCCTTGGTCCAGCGCGTGATGCAGATTCACATCGCCGAGGAAGCGCGACACATCGGCTTCGCGCATCAGTATCTCGAGCACAAGGCTCCGCGGCTCGGACGCTTCGAGAAGGCATCGATCTCGATACTCATGCCCGTCATCATGCGACTGCTGTGCGACGTGATCATGAAACCGAGCAAGCAGATGCGACGCGACCTCGACATCCCCGACGAGGTAGTAGACGCCGTCTGGTGGGACAGCGACTCCTCGCGAAAGGCATTGCGCGACACGTTCGGTGACGTTCGTATGCTGGCGGGCGAGCTCGGGCTGATGAACCGCGTGTCCCGACGCGTCTGGCGCGCCCTCGGTATCGACGGACGACCCTCGCGCTACCGCAGTGAGCCGTCGTTCGGCTGA
- a CDS encoding type II toxin-antitoxin system Phd/YefM family antitoxin, with protein sequence MRTITSTEAKTRLNAILAEVERTGVSITITNHGRPVAVLTPTRPKPRVFGQLRGLVVPESFDEPLPPTELSDWETPA encoded by the coding sequence ATGAGGACGATCACCAGCACAGAAGCCAAGACGCGGCTGAATGCGATTCTGGCCGAGGTGGAGCGAACCGGCGTTTCGATCACGATCACCAATCACGGCCGACCCGTCGCGGTACTGACACCGACTCGACCCAAGCCTCGCGTCTTCGGCCAGCTGCGTGGTCTCGTCGTACCGGAATCGTTCGACGAACCGTTGCCCCCGACAGAACTGTCCGATTGGGAAACGCCGGCGTGA
- a CDS encoding alpha/beta fold hydrolase → MSNQPVRIVGDGGPSVVLLAGGAESVSDFFPGLVDELVSNRRCRVVLYDRPGVGSNATPGQLSGASVALHAMLETNGFGPAVLIGQSLGGAAALLLARDYPEDVAGLVLLDPSLVNDVNLARSTERAARAAAFLCRVPLVEKLFDSQFRSYGAKLADRRNLSSDDRSAFAQAAAVDIPKLREAVQGLAEIAQDFRESDLPRVPSAVVTADRKKSSKVFRAHARLAEALGAHLHQWPGAEHAVHLTNPSEVVDVCRQVLGEVDLRT, encoded by the coding sequence ATGTCGAATCAACCCGTTCGGATTGTCGGCGACGGCGGTCCTTCGGTCGTTCTGTTGGCCGGAGGGGCTGAATCGGTCTCGGACTTCTTCCCTGGTCTGGTCGACGAACTGGTGTCGAATCGTCGGTGTCGGGTTGTGCTGTACGACCGACCGGGAGTGGGTAGCAACGCAACTCCTGGGCAACTGTCCGGTGCGAGCGTCGCGCTGCATGCGATGCTCGAAACGAACGGTTTCGGTCCTGCTGTGCTGATCGGCCAAAGTCTCGGGGGTGCTGCCGCGCTGCTGCTCGCCAGGGACTATCCCGAGGATGTTGCAGGTCTCGTCCTGCTCGATCCGTCTTTGGTGAACGATGTGAACCTGGCGAGATCGACCGAACGTGCGGCCCGTGCGGCGGCCTTCCTCTGCCGGGTACCGCTGGTCGAGAAGCTGTTCGACTCCCAGTTCCGTTCGTACGGTGCCAAGTTGGCAGACCGACGCAACCTCAGTTCGGACGATCGGTCGGCGTTTGCCCAAGCCGCCGCGGTCGATATCCCCAAACTTCGTGAGGCAGTGCAGGGCTTGGCGGAAATCGCACAGGACTTCCGCGAGAGCGATCTTCCGCGCGTGCCGTCGGCGGTCGTTACCGCCGATCGAAAGAAGTCCTCCAAAGTGTTCAGGGCGCATGCACGCTTGGCCGAAGCTCTCGGTGCCCACTTGCATCAGTGGCCGGGTGCAGAACACGCCGTTCATCTGACCAATCCTTCAGAGGTTGTAGACGTCTGCAGACAAGTTCTAGGAGAAGTCGATCTCAGGACCTGA
- the istA gene encoding IS21 family transposase — MAFREISVNEIREVLRLWLGTAALPAPGLRTIAEHAGVDRKTVRRYVEAAQAAGLSRTDDAGAVSDEVIAAVVATVRPDRPHGHGAAWEQLVPHQEQITKWVAGDGERKPLTIAKIEVLLARQGCVVPYRTLHRFSTEMCGFGRKNLTVRVVDGEPGIECQVDFGYLGMLTDPDDGRARKVHALIFTAVYSRHMFVWLSYSQTLVAVIAGCEAAWKFFGGVFAVLIPDNLKPVVTRADPIAPRLSDGWLDYSAHVGFITDPARVRSPKDKPKVERTVQYVRGNFWAGERFNSLEQAQEAAVRWCSSTAGMRIHGTTCARPREVFEDSELPVLLPVPPEYDVPIFKDVKVHRDFHAEIGRALYSLPQQWIGSTLSVRADTELVKFYHRGTLVKIHPRQPAGGRSTDRADLPEHKSDYALRDVTSLIRTCNGHGRNIGIYAERILDDPLPWTRIRSVYRLQGLVRRYGAERVEQACSLSLDLDVVSVTKIASMLERATEKTAPSLPAAVGQASTRFSRDPSEFRSTTTPSLTVVDAGSASTEGHS; from the coding sequence ATGGCTTTTCGGGAGATCAGTGTGAACGAAATCAGAGAAGTACTACGGCTGTGGCTCGGGACGGCGGCACTGCCGGCTCCGGGGCTGCGCACGATCGCCGAGCATGCCGGTGTGGATCGTAAGACGGTCCGCCGTTACGTCGAGGCAGCCCAAGCAGCCGGCCTGAGCAGAACCGACGATGCCGGCGCGGTCAGCGACGAGGTGATCGCAGCGGTCGTCGCCACTGTCCGGCCCGACCGGCCGCACGGTCACGGCGCGGCATGGGAGCAACTGGTGCCCCATCAGGAGCAGATCACCAAGTGGGTGGCAGGCGACGGTGAACGCAAGCCGCTCACGATCGCGAAAATCGAAGTCCTCCTTGCCCGTCAAGGATGCGTGGTGCCGTACCGGACGTTGCACCGGTTCTCCACCGAGATGTGTGGTTTCGGCCGCAAGAACCTCACCGTCCGCGTCGTCGACGGCGAACCGGGGATCGAATGCCAGGTCGACTTCGGGTATCTGGGGATGCTCACCGACCCCGACGACGGGCGGGCCCGCAAAGTCCACGCCCTGATCTTCACCGCGGTCTACAGCCGGCACATGTTCGTGTGGCTGAGCTATTCGCAGACGTTGGTGGCGGTCATTGCCGGCTGCGAAGCAGCATGGAAGTTCTTCGGCGGCGTGTTCGCGGTCTTGATCCCGGACAATCTCAAACCTGTTGTCACGAGGGCGGACCCGATCGCTCCGCGGTTGAGCGATGGATGGCTCGACTACAGCGCCCACGTCGGGTTCATCACCGACCCGGCGCGGGTGCGCTCGCCGAAGGACAAACCGAAAGTCGAACGCACCGTGCAGTATGTGCGCGGAAACTTCTGGGCCGGTGAACGATTCAACAGTCTAGAGCAAGCGCAGGAGGCGGCGGTTCGGTGGTGCAGCAGCACCGCGGGTATGCGTATTCACGGCACGACATGCGCCCGACCGCGCGAGGTATTCGAGGACTCCGAACTGCCGGTACTGCTTCCGGTGCCGCCGGAGTACGACGTGCCGATCTTCAAGGACGTCAAAGTCCACCGCGACTTCCACGCGGAGATCGGGCGGGCACTGTATTCGTTGCCGCAGCAGTGGATCGGCTCGACACTGTCGGTCCGGGCCGACACCGAGCTGGTCAAGTTCTATCACCGCGGCACCCTGGTGAAGATCCATCCCCGCCAACCTGCAGGTGGGCGCAGTACCGACCGCGCCGACCTCCCCGAACACAAGTCCGACTACGCATTACGCGATGTCACCTCACTGATCAGAACCTGCAACGGCCATGGCCGCAACATCGGGATCTACGCCGAACGGATCCTCGATGACCCACTGCCCTGGACGCGGATTCGTAGTGTCTACCGGCTGCAAGGGTTGGTGAGACGTTACGGAGCCGAGCGGGTCGAACAGGCCTGCTCACTGTCGTTGGATCTCGATGTCGTCTCGGTCACCAAGATCGCGTCCATGTTGGAGCGGGCCACCGAAAAGACAGCACCGTCCTTACCGGCAGCGGTCGGACAGGCATCGACGCGATTCTCTCGTGACCCATCCGAATTCCGTTCCACCACAACACCATCACTGACCGTCGTAGACGCCGGCTCCGCATCCACGGAAGGACACTCATGA